In the genome of Streptomyces collinus, one region contains:
- a CDS encoding 5-dehydro-4-deoxyglucarate dehydratase, with the protein MTTVSAGPVAVAQRLRAGMTVGVLSFPLTAFRDDGTLDPDGFRAYVAERLAAAPGAVFPACGTGEFFSLDEDEYRQVVTITVEEAAGRVPVVAGTGYGWAQAVRFARIAEDAGADALLVLPHYLVAAPQDGLVAQLEQIAARTPLPLIAYQRGQVAFTAGSLRRIAALPNVIGLKDGHSDLDRLQRLTLAAPEDFLFFNGASTAEIQARAYATVGVPAYSSAVHAFAPEIAGAFFAALRDGDHGTVDKLLRAFYVPLVELRDRVPGYAVSLVKAAARLRGHRVGPVRAPLTDPSPADLAALTALLTAGLDLVGASL; encoded by the coding sequence ATGACGACCGTGAGCGCCGGACCGGTGGCGGTCGCGCAGCGGCTGCGGGCGGGGATGACGGTCGGCGTGCTGTCGTTCCCGCTGACCGCCTTCCGCGACGACGGCACCCTCGACCCGGACGGCTTCCGCGCCTACGTCGCCGAGCGGCTCGCCGCAGCCCCCGGCGCCGTGTTCCCGGCCTGCGGCACCGGCGAGTTCTTCTCACTCGACGAGGACGAGTACCGGCAGGTCGTCACCATCACCGTCGAGGAGGCGGCGGGCCGCGTCCCCGTCGTCGCGGGCACCGGCTACGGCTGGGCCCAGGCCGTCCGGTTCGCGCGCATCGCCGAGGACGCCGGAGCCGACGCGCTGCTCGTGCTGCCGCACTACCTCGTCGCCGCCCCGCAGGACGGCCTGGTCGCCCAGCTGGAGCAGATCGCCGCCCGCACCCCACTGCCCCTGATCGCCTACCAGCGCGGCCAGGTCGCCTTCACCGCCGGCTCGCTCCGCCGCATCGCCGCCCTGCCGAACGTCATCGGCCTCAAGGACGGCCACAGCGACCTCGACCGGCTCCAGCGCCTCACCCTGGCCGCGCCCGAGGACTTCCTGTTCTTCAACGGGGCGTCCACCGCCGAGATCCAGGCCCGCGCCTACGCCACCGTCGGCGTCCCCGCCTACTCCTCCGCCGTCCACGCCTTCGCCCCCGAGATCGCCGGAGCCTTCTTCGCCGCCCTGCGCGACGGCGACCACGGCACCGTCGACAAGCTGCTGCGCGCGTTCTACGTCCCGCTCGTCGAACTGCGCGACCGCGTCCCCGGATACGCCGTGTCGCTGGTGAAGGCCGCGGCCCGGCTCCGCGGCCACCGGGTGGGCCCCGTCCGCGCCCCGCTCACCGACCCCTCACCCGCCGACCTGGCCGCCCTCACCGCCCTCCTCACCGCCGGACTCGACCTCGTGGGAGCCTCCCTGTGA
- a CDS encoding VOC family protein, with the protein MELAQVRLLVTDFAACYRFYGEVLGLKPQSGAADGPYEKFSPAVGSAGIALQDRSMMAEVLDELGDTAEGHRSLVVLRVDGLDAYCEEITMRGATVLHGPAPMTDRMRVAHLKDPEGNLVELQEWLLLRG; encoded by the coding sequence GTGGAGCTCGCACAGGTTCGTCTGCTCGTGACCGACTTCGCCGCTTGTTACCGCTTCTACGGCGAGGTCCTCGGCCTCAAACCGCAGTCGGGCGCGGCGGACGGTCCGTACGAGAAGTTCAGCCCCGCCGTGGGCTCCGCGGGGATCGCGTTGCAGGACCGGTCGATGATGGCCGAGGTGCTCGACGAACTGGGCGACACGGCCGAGGGCCACCGCTCCCTCGTGGTGCTGCGGGTGGACGGGCTGGACGCGTACTGCGAGGAGATCACGATGCGCGGCGCCACGGTGCTGCACGGCCCTGCGCCCATGACGGACCGGATGCGGGTGGCGCATCTCAAGGACCCCGAGGGTAACTTGGTGGAGCTCCAGGAGTGGCTGCTGCTGCGCGGCTGA
- a CDS encoding glucarate dehydratase family protein, producing MNLTITDVTLTPILVADPPLLNTQGVHQPYTPRLIVEVVTADGITGVGETYGDAKYLELARPFAERLKGRQVSDLNGLFTVADQVAVDASRVENAVDVGGLRGVQTADKLRLSVVSGFEVACLDALGKALGLPVHTLLGGKVRDAVEYSAYLFYKWAHHPEGVPAEKDDWGAAVDPAGVVEQARRFTERYGFTSFKLKGGVFPPDQEIAAVRALAEAFPGHPLRLDPNGAWSVETSVEVARELGDVLEYLEDPALGTPAMAEVAARTGVPLATNMCVTTFAEIQEAFTKGAVQVVLSDHHYWGGLRNTQQLAAVCRTFGVGVSMHSNTHLGISLAAMTHVAATVPDLHHACDSHYPWQSEDVLTERLTFEGGKVAVSDAPGLGVELDRERLAVLHRRWLDDDGTLRDRDDAAAMRIADPAWVTPAMPRW from the coding sequence GTGAACCTCACCATCACCGACGTGACGCTCACACCGATCCTGGTCGCGGACCCGCCGCTGCTGAACACCCAGGGCGTGCACCAGCCGTACACGCCCCGGCTGATCGTCGAGGTCGTCACCGCCGACGGGATCACCGGCGTGGGGGAGACCTACGGAGACGCCAAGTACCTGGAACTGGCCCGGCCCTTCGCCGAGCGGCTGAAAGGGCGCCAGGTCAGCGATCTGAACGGCCTGTTCACGGTCGCCGACCAGGTCGCGGTGGACGCGTCCCGCGTCGAGAACGCCGTCGACGTCGGCGGGCTGCGCGGCGTCCAGACAGCCGACAAACTGCGGCTGTCCGTCGTCTCCGGCTTCGAGGTCGCCTGCCTCGACGCCCTCGGCAAGGCGCTCGGACTGCCCGTGCACACACTGCTCGGCGGGAAGGTCCGCGACGCCGTCGAGTACAGCGCCTACCTGTTCTACAAGTGGGCCCACCACCCCGAGGGCGTGCCGGCCGAGAAGGACGACTGGGGCGCCGCCGTCGACCCGGCGGGCGTCGTGGAACAGGCCCGCCGCTTCACGGAGCGGTACGGCTTCACCTCCTTCAAGCTCAAGGGCGGCGTCTTCCCGCCCGACCAGGAGATCGCGGCCGTACGGGCACTCGCCGAGGCCTTCCCGGGGCACCCGCTGCGGCTCGATCCGAACGGCGCCTGGTCCGTGGAGACGTCCGTGGAGGTGGCCCGGGAACTCGGGGACGTCCTGGAGTACCTGGAGGACCCGGCGCTCGGCACGCCCGCCATGGCCGAGGTCGCCGCACGGACCGGGGTGCCGCTCGCCACCAACATGTGCGTGACGACCTTCGCCGAGATCCAGGAGGCGTTCACGAAGGGCGCCGTCCAGGTCGTGCTGTCCGACCACCACTACTGGGGCGGACTGCGCAACACCCAGCAGCTCGCCGCCGTCTGCCGCACCTTCGGCGTCGGCGTGTCGATGCACTCCAACACCCACCTCGGCATCTCGCTCGCCGCGATGACCCACGTGGCCGCCACCGTCCCGGACCTCCACCACGCCTGCGACTCCCACTACCCCTGGCAGTCCGAGGACGTCCTCACCGAGCGGCTCACCTTCGAGGGCGGCAAGGTCGCCGTGTCCGACGCGCCCGGCCTCGGCGTGGAACTCGACCGCGAACGGCTGGCGGTGCTGCACCGGCGGTGGCTGGACGACGACGGCACCCTGCGCGACCGTGACGACGCGGCGGCGATGCGGATCGCCGACCCCGCGTGGGTGACCCCCGCGATGCCCCGCTGGTAG
- a CDS encoding ribonuclease Z: MSVRELVVLGTASQVPTRHRNHNGYLLRWDGEGILFDPGEGTQRQMLRAGVAAHDLNRICVTHFHGDHSLGLAGVIQRINLDRVPHEITAHYPRSGQRFFDRLRYATAYRETVGITEAPVATDGPLARTGGYTLQARKLSHPVESYGYRIVEPDGRRMLPERLAAHGIKGPDVGRIQREGELGGVSLDDVSETRRGQRFAFVMDTRLCDGVYALAEGCDMLVIESTFLDEDEELAVEHGHLTAGQAARVARDAGVRHLVLTHFSQRYTDPDEFERQARAAGYEGELTVAHDLLRVPVPKRR, encoded by the coding sequence TTGTCCGTACGTGAACTCGTGGTCCTCGGCACCGCCAGCCAGGTCCCGACCCGGCACCGCAACCACAACGGCTACCTGCTGCGCTGGGACGGCGAGGGCATCCTGTTCGACCCCGGCGAGGGCACGCAGCGCCAGATGCTGCGTGCCGGGGTCGCCGCGCACGACCTGAACCGGATCTGCGTCACGCACTTCCACGGCGATCACTCCCTCGGCCTCGCCGGTGTCATCCAGCGCATCAACCTCGACCGGGTCCCGCACGAGATCACCGCCCACTACCCCCGCTCCGGGCAGCGCTTCTTCGACCGGCTCCGGTACGCCACCGCCTACCGCGAGACCGTCGGCATCACCGAGGCCCCGGTCGCCACCGACGGGCCGCTGGCCCGCACGGGCGGCTACACGCTTCAGGCCCGCAAGCTGTCGCACCCGGTGGAGTCCTACGGCTACCGGATCGTCGAGCCCGACGGCCGCCGGATGCTGCCCGAGCGGCTCGCCGCGCACGGCATCAAGGGTCCGGACGTCGGCCGGATCCAGCGCGAGGGAGAACTCGGCGGGGTCTCACTCGACGACGTCAGCGAGACGCGGCGCGGGCAGCGCTTCGCGTTCGTCATGGACACCCGGCTGTGTGACGGCGTGTACGCGCTCGCCGAGGGCTGCGACATGCTCGTCATCGAGTCGACGTTCCTCGACGAGGACGAGGAACTCGCCGTCGAACACGGGCATCTGACAGCCGGTCAGGCAGCCAGGGTGGCCCGGGACGCCGGCGTGCGGCACCTCGTGCTGACCCACTTCAGCCAGCGCTACACCGACCCGGACGAATTCGAGCGCCAGGCCCGGGCCGCCGGGTACGAGGGTGAGCTGACCGTGGCCCATGACCTACTGAGGGTGCCGGTTCCGAAGCGTCGGTGA
- a CDS encoding adenosine deaminase: MSLPKAELHLHIEGTLEPELAFELAARNGVTLPYADTDELREAYRFEDLQSFLNLYYELMAVLRTERDFEDLANAYLARAAAQGVRHAEIFFDPQAHTSRGLDIGTVVEGLWRALGSSEANHGVSTRLILCFLRDESAESALSTLDAAKPYLDRITGVGLDSAEVGHPPVKFREVYEAAGALGLRRVAHAGEEGPPEYITEALDVLGVERVDHGLRCVEDPALVERLVRDRVPLTLCPLSNVRLRTVDTLADHPLPAMLDAGLMCTVNSDDPAYFGGYAGDNFDAVRATLGLTEERLRELARNSFLASFLEDDEELRARYLAEVEAYTFG, encoded by the coding sequence ATGTCCCTCCCCAAAGCCGAACTGCACCTTCACATCGAAGGCACCCTGGAACCGGAACTCGCTTTCGAGCTCGCCGCGCGCAACGGTGTCACGCTGCCGTACGCCGACACGGACGAGCTGCGCGAGGCCTACCGGTTCGAGGACCTGCAGTCCTTCCTGAACCTGTACTACGAGCTCATGGCCGTCCTGCGCACCGAGCGCGACTTCGAGGACCTGGCGAACGCCTACCTCGCCCGGGCCGCCGCGCAGGGCGTGCGGCACGCGGAGATCTTCTTCGACCCGCAGGCCCACACCAGCCGCGGGCTGGACATCGGCACGGTCGTCGAGGGGCTGTGGCGCGCGCTGGGGAGCAGCGAGGCGAACCACGGCGTCTCGACCCGGCTGATCCTGTGCTTCCTGCGCGACGAGTCCGCCGAGTCGGCCCTGTCCACGCTGGACGCCGCCAAGCCCTACCTGGACCGGATCACCGGCGTCGGCCTCGACTCCGCCGAGGTCGGGCACCCGCCGGTGAAGTTCCGCGAGGTCTACGAGGCCGCCGGCGCCCTCGGACTGCGGCGGGTCGCCCACGCCGGTGAGGAGGGCCCGCCGGAGTACATCACCGAGGCGCTGGACGTCCTCGGCGTCGAACGTGTCGACCACGGGCTGCGCTGCGTGGAGGACCCGGCGCTGGTGGAGCGGCTGGTGCGCGACCGGGTGCCGCTGACGCTGTGCCCGCTGTCCAACGTCCGGCTGCGCACGGTCGACACCCTCGCCGACCACCCCCTGCCCGCCATGCTGGACGCCGGCCTGATGTGCACGGTCAACTCCGACGACCCGGCCTACTTCGGCGGCTACGCCGGCGACAACTTCGACGCCGTGCGCGCCACTCTCGGCCTCACCGAGGAGCGGCTGCGCGAGCTGGCCCGCAACTCCTTCCTCGCCTCCTTCCTGGAGGACGACGAGGAGCTGCGGGCGCGGTATCTCGCCGAGGTGGAGGCCTATACCTTCGGGTAG
- a CDS encoding histidine triad nucleotide-binding protein translates to MAGEPQEDCLFCKIVAGTIPATIVRQTDTTIAFRDINPQAPTHVLIIPKAHYENAAALAAADPALTADMVREAQAVADEEKLDSHRLVFNTGSGAGQTVWHVHGHVLGGRGLEWPPG, encoded by the coding sequence ATGGCAGGGGAGCCCCAGGAAGACTGCCTGTTCTGCAAGATCGTCGCAGGCACCATCCCGGCGACGATCGTCCGCCAGACAGACACCACCATCGCGTTCCGCGACATCAACCCCCAGGCCCCCACCCACGTCCTGATCATTCCCAAGGCGCACTACGAGAACGCCGCCGCACTCGCCGCCGCCGACCCGGCCCTCACCGCCGACATGGTCCGTGAGGCCCAGGCCGTCGCCGACGAGGAGAAGCTCGACAGCCACCGCCTCGTCTTCAACACCGGCAGCGGCGCCGGCCAGACGGTGTGGCACGTGCACGGCCACGTGCTCGGCGGCCGCGGCCTCGAATGGCCCCCGGGGTAG
- a CDS encoding MFS transporter has protein sequence MFAPRTTPWPLVALFTAGYLAPYLLPTTVGRLDSDLPLSATQAGAVGSALLLSSAAAGFVLASRVERIGARALARLGLALALLGYGGAALTTAVPAVIAGAILGGFGSGTATTVAATLIAAQRDPHRASTAGLLTVSALAGAVYLTVPHLGPGHGLPLAAIALTALAVWPLTGRLPVGTPVAPARHDKARLPHARSGLLLAAAMVCWSLAQNSLWGVSGRIGLEQVHLGEATVGVVFALGLGAGLAGVLAAGALGARLGRALPIGGGTVLIAACIVLSASATDLGSFAAGEIAWNTLYPVVLSYLIGLAASLDPRGRWAVLVGSASSLGTAAGPLTGSVLSAQAGFPVMGAVLGAGLLVIALPMTAVALHTGGRPLLPGAIRRRGGHPAALVAAATGTPSGAIPEIGAPEQPVVEIPVETPAVPAQRAYDKAGSEVF, from the coding sequence GTGTTCGCCCCCCGCACCACTCCCTGGCCCCTCGTCGCCCTTTTCACGGCCGGGTACCTCGCTCCGTATCTGCTGCCCACCACCGTCGGCAGGCTCGACTCGGACCTTCCGCTCTCCGCCACCCAGGCCGGCGCAGTCGGCAGTGCCCTGCTGCTGAGTTCGGCCGCCGCCGGATTCGTCCTGGCCTCCCGGGTCGAACGGATCGGAGCCCGCGCCCTCGCCCGGCTCGGGCTCGCCCTGGCCCTGCTCGGCTACGGCGGTGCCGCCCTGACCACCGCCGTCCCCGCGGTCATCGCCGGCGCGATCCTCGGCGGGTTCGGCTCCGGCACGGCCACCACCGTCGCCGCCACGCTCATCGCCGCTCAGCGCGACCCGCACCGGGCCTCCACTGCCGGACTGCTCACCGTCTCCGCCCTCGCGGGCGCCGTGTATCTGACCGTGCCGCACCTCGGCCCGGGGCACGGTCTGCCCCTGGCCGCGATCGCCCTCACGGCCCTGGCCGTCTGGCCGCTCACCGGCCGGCTCCCCGTCGGCACGCCCGTCGCGCCCGCCCGGCACGACAAGGCCCGGCTGCCGCACGCCCGTTCAGGCCTGCTGCTGGCCGCCGCCATGGTGTGCTGGTCGCTCGCCCAGAACTCCCTGTGGGGCGTGAGCGGCCGGATCGGCCTGGAGCAGGTGCACCTGGGCGAGGCCACCGTCGGCGTGGTCTTCGCCCTCGGCCTCGGCGCCGGGCTGGCGGGGGTCCTCGCGGCGGGCGCCCTCGGGGCCCGTCTCGGCCGCGCGCTGCCCATCGGCGGCGGCACGGTCCTCATCGCCGCCTGCATCGTGCTCAGCGCCTCCGCGACCGACCTGGGGAGCTTCGCGGCCGGCGAGATCGCCTGGAACACGCTCTACCCGGTGGTGCTGTCGTACCTCATCGGGCTCGCGGCCTCGCTCGACCCGCGCGGCCGCTGGGCGGTGCTGGTCGGCTCGGCGTCCTCGCTGGGCACCGCCGCCGGGCCGCTGACCGGCAGCGTGCTGTCGGCGCAGGCCGGGTTCCCGGTCATGGGCGCGGTCCTCGGCGCCGGGCTGCTGGTGATCGCCCTGCCGATGACCGCCGTCGCCCTGCACACCGGCGGACGCCCGCTGCTGCCCGGTGCGATCCGCCGCCGCGGCGGTCACCCGGCCGCCCTGGTCGCCGCCGCCACGGGCACGCCCAGCGGCGCGATCCCCGAGATCGGCGCCCCGGAGCAGCCGGTGGTGGAGATCCCGGTCGAGACCCCGGCCGTCCCCGCCCAGCGCGCCTACGACAAGGCGGGGTCGGAGGTCTTCTGA
- a CDS encoding IclR family transcriptional regulator has product MSDTGGVREVKSAARTVELLELLAARGDRPARLQELADELGVPRSSMYALLQTLISRGWVRTDVTGSLYGIGIHALLTGTSYLDSDPRVRAVRPYLDEASEALGETIHMGRLDGRDVAYLATRESHEYLRTISRVGRRLPAHAGALGKALLAERPDGELPEGPYEALTPNSHTSRESLAADLARIRSRGWSVDREEGVTGIVGFGFALRYDAPAQDAISCSVPVARLTPAHEERIIAVMREIRIKAEATVPSGSGSVHWR; this is encoded by the coding sequence ATGTCAGACACAGGGGGCGTCCGTGAGGTGAAGTCCGCGGCGCGCACGGTCGAGCTGCTGGAACTCCTCGCCGCGCGCGGCGACCGCCCGGCCCGACTCCAGGAGCTGGCCGACGAACTCGGCGTCCCGCGCAGCTCGATGTACGCCCTGCTGCAGACCCTGATCTCGCGCGGCTGGGTCCGCACGGACGTCACCGGCTCCCTGTACGGCATCGGCATCCACGCCCTGCTCACCGGCACGAGCTACCTCGACTCCGACCCGCGGGTCCGGGCCGTGCGCCCCTACCTCGACGAGGCGTCCGAAGCGCTCGGCGAGACCATTCACATGGGCCGGCTGGACGGCCGGGACGTGGCGTATCTGGCGACCCGGGAGTCGCACGAGTACCTGCGCACGATCAGCCGGGTGGGGCGGCGGCTGCCCGCGCACGCCGGGGCGCTGGGCAAGGCCCTGCTGGCGGAACGCCCGGACGGGGAGCTGCCCGAGGGGCCGTACGAGGCGCTGACCCCGAACTCGCACACGAGCAGGGAGTCCCTGGCGGCCGACCTCGCCCGGATCCGGTCCCGCGGCTGGTCCGTGGACCGCGAGGAGGGGGTGACCGGCATCGTCGGCTTCGGGTTCGCGCTGCGCTACGACGCCCCGGCGCAGGACGCGATCAGCTGCTCGGTGCCGGTCGCCCGGCTCACACCCGCGCACGAGGAGCGGATCATCGCGGTGATGCGGGAGATCCGGATCAAGGCCGAGGCGACCGTTCCGTCGGGGTCCGGATCGGTGCACTGGCGTTAG
- a CDS encoding S41 family peptidase, whose product MVAFTAEDDVWLAPLDGGRAWRVSADNMPVTHPRISPDGTTVAWTSTRDGAPEVLIAPVDGGPAKRLTYWGSLKTQVRGWTPDGEVLAISTEGQASLRRTWARAVPLDGGPATTLPYGPVGDVAHGPHTVLLSAPMGREAAWWKRYRGGTAGKLWIDREGDGQFVRLHEDVDGNIEYPLWAGDRIAFLSDHEGTGALYSSLADGSDLRRHTPLDGFYARHAATDGTRVVYSSAGELWVLDDLEGAEPRRLDVRLGGQRTDLQPFPVNASRWFGSASPDHTARGSAVAVRGSVHWVTHRAGPARALAATPGVRARLPRTFRADGEEWVVWVTDAEGDDALEFAPATGLAPGATPRRIAAGQLGRVLDLAMAPDGSRAAVACHDGRLLLVERETGEVREVDRSEHGDVSGPVFSPDSSWLAWSHPGPRPLCQLKLANTTDLSVTEATPLRFQDYAPAFTMDGKHLAFLSTRSFDPVYDEHVFDLAFVVGARPHLITLAATTPSPFGPQRHGRSFETPDREETPDSEGTPTTRIDLEGLADRIVPFPVEAARYTNLRAAKDGVLWLRHPVTGVLGASRATPDDPDPKSELERYDLAQQRVEHLAVDADHFAVSGDGKRVLLWTDGRLKVVPSDRRASGDDDSDSNITVDLGRVRQFVDPAAEWRQMFDENGRIMRDHFWRPDMSGVDWDGVLDRYRPVVERLATHDDLVDLLWEVQGELGTSHAYVTPRGGHGGGPRQGLLGADISRHEDGSWRVDRILPSETSDPDARSPLAAPGVAVRPGDAIVAIAGQPVDPVAGPGPLLIGTANKPVELTISPSGGGDPRHAVVVPVADEEPLRYHAWVADRRAYVHERSGGRLGYLHVPDMQAPGWAQIHRDLRVEVAREGLVVDVRENRGGHTSQLVVEKLARRIVGWAVPRGMRPYSYPEDAPRGPVVAVANEFSGSDGDIVNAAIKALGLGPVVGTRTWGGVIGIDSRYRLVDGTLVTQPKYAFWLEGYEWGVENHGVDPDVEVPQRPQDYAAGRDTQLDEAIRLALEALEAVPAKTPPGLPT is encoded by the coding sequence CTGGTCGCCTTCACCGCCGAGGACGACGTGTGGCTCGCCCCGCTCGACGGCGGCCGGGCCTGGCGGGTCAGCGCCGACAACATGCCGGTGACCCACCCCCGCATCTCGCCCGACGGCACCACGGTCGCCTGGACCTCCACCAGAGACGGCGCCCCCGAGGTGCTCATCGCCCCGGTCGACGGCGGCCCGGCCAAGCGGCTGACGTACTGGGGGAGTCTCAAGACGCAGGTGCGTGGCTGGACCCCGGACGGCGAGGTCCTGGCGATCAGCACCGAGGGGCAGGCGAGCCTGCGCCGCACCTGGGCACGCGCCGTCCCGCTGGACGGCGGCCCGGCCACCACTCTGCCGTACGGGCCCGTCGGCGACGTCGCCCACGGCCCGCACACGGTGCTGCTGTCCGCGCCGATGGGCCGCGAGGCGGCCTGGTGGAAGCGGTACCGGGGCGGTACGGCGGGCAAGCTGTGGATCGACCGCGAGGGCGACGGGCAGTTCGTGCGGCTGCACGAGGACGTCGACGGGAACATCGAGTACCCGCTGTGGGCGGGCGACAGGATCGCCTTCCTCTCCGACCACGAGGGCACAGGAGCGCTCTACTCCTCCCTCGCCGACGGGTCCGACCTGCGCCGCCACACCCCCCTCGACGGTTTCTACGCCCGGCACGCCGCGACCGACGGCACCCGTGTCGTCTACTCCAGCGCCGGTGAACTGTGGGTGCTGGACGACCTGGAGGGGGCCGAGCCGCGGCGGCTGGACGTGCGGCTGGGGGGACAGCGCACCGATCTCCAGCCGTTCCCGGTGAACGCCTCCCGCTGGTTCGGCTCGGCGTCCCCGGACCACACCGCGCGCGGCAGTGCGGTCGCCGTGCGCGGCTCCGTGCACTGGGTCACCCACCGCGCCGGCCCGGCCCGCGCACTGGCCGCCACGCCCGGGGTGCGGGCCCGGCTGCCGCGGACGTTCCGCGCGGACGGCGAGGAATGGGTGGTGTGGGTGACGGACGCCGAGGGCGACGACGCCCTGGAGTTCGCGCCCGCCACCGGACTCGCCCCCGGGGCGACTCCCCGCCGGATCGCCGCCGGGCAGCTCGGCCGGGTGCTGGACCTCGCGATGGCACCCGACGGCAGCCGGGCCGCGGTCGCCTGCCACGACGGCCGCCTGCTGCTCGTCGAGCGGGAGACGGGCGAGGTGCGCGAGGTGGACCGCAGCGAGCACGGCGATGTGTCCGGGCCCGTCTTCTCGCCCGACTCGTCCTGGCTGGCCTGGTCCCACCCCGGCCCCCGGCCCCTGTGCCAGCTGAAGCTCGCCAACACCACCGACCTGTCGGTCACCGAGGCCACCCCGCTGCGCTTCCAGGACTACGCGCCCGCGTTCACCATGGACGGCAAGCACCTCGCGTTCCTGTCGACCCGCTCCTTCGACCCGGTCTACGACGAGCACGTCTTCGACCTGGCCTTCGTGGTGGGCGCCCGGCCGCATCTGATCACCCTCGCGGCCACCACGCCCTCCCCGTTCGGGCCGCAGCGGCACGGCCGCTCCTTCGAGACACCGGACCGCGAGGAGACCCCCGACAGCGAGGGCACCCCCACCACCCGCATCGACCTCGAAGGCCTCGCCGACCGCATCGTGCCCTTCCCGGTCGAGGCCGCCCGCTACACCAACCTGCGCGCCGCCAAGGACGGTGTCCTGTGGCTGCGCCACCCGGTCACCGGTGTGCTCGGCGCGTCCCGGGCCACCCCCGACGACCCCGACCCCAAGTCCGAGCTGGAGCGTTACGACCTCGCCCAGCAGCGCGTCGAGCATCTCGCCGTCGACGCCGACCACTTCGCGGTCAGCGGTGACGGCAAGCGGGTGCTGCTGTGGACCGACGGGCGGCTGAAGGTCGTGCCCAGCGACCGGCGCGCCTCGGGCGACGACGACAGCGACTCCAACATCACCGTCGACCTGGGCCGGGTACGCCAGTTCGTCGACCCGGCGGCCGAGTGGCGCCAGATGTTCGACGAGAACGGCCGCATCATGCGGGACCACTTCTGGCGGCCCGACATGAGCGGCGTCGACTGGGACGGCGTCCTCGACCGCTACCGCCCGGTTGTGGAGCGGCTCGCGACCCACGACGACCTGGTCGACCTGCTGTGGGAGGTCCAGGGCGAGCTCGGCACCTCGCACGCCTACGTCACCCCGCGCGGCGGCCACGGCGGCGGCCCCCGCCAGGGCCTGCTCGGCGCCGACATCTCCCGCCACGAGGACGGCAGTTGGCGCGTCGACCGCATCCTGCCCTCCGAGACCTCCGACCCGGACGCCCGCAGCCCGCTGGCCGCCCCGGGCGTCGCGGTACGCCCCGGGGACGCCATCGTGGCGATCGCCGGCCAGCCCGTCGACCCGGTCGCCGGCCCGGGTCCGCTGCTGATCGGCACGGCGAACAAGCCGGTCGAACTGACCATCTCCCCGTCCGGCGGCGGCGACCCCCGGCACGCCGTCGTCGTCCCGGTCGCCGACGAGGAGCCCCTGCGCTACCACGCCTGGGTCGCCGACCGCCGCGCCTACGTCCACGAGAGGTCCGGCGGCCGCCTCGGCTACCTCCACGTCCCCGACATGCAGGCCCCCGGCTGGGCCCAGATCCACCGCGACCTGCGCGTCGAGGTCGCCCGGGAGGGCCTGGTCGTCGACGTCCGCGAGAACCGGGGCGGCCACACCTCGCAGCTGGTCGTCGAGAAACTGGCCCGCCGTATCGTCGGCTGGGCCGTCCCGCGCGGCATGCGCCCCTACAGCTACCCGGAGGACGCCCCGCGCGGCCCCGTCGTGGCCGTCGCCAACGAGTTCTCCGGCTCCGACGGCGACATCGTCAACGCGGCGATCAAGGCCCTCGGCCTCGGCCCGGTCGTCGGCACCCGCACCTGGGGCGGCGTCATCGGCATCGACAGCCGCTACCGCCTCGTCGACGGCACCCTGGTCACCCAGCCCAAGTACGCCTTCTGGCTGGAGGGCTACGAGTGGGGAGTGGAAAACCACGGCGTGGATCCCGACGTGGAGGTCCCGCAACGCCCGCAGGACTACGCGGCGGGCAGGGACACCCAGCTGGACGAGGCGATCCGACTGGCACTGGAAGCGCTGGAGGCAGTACCGGCGAAAACGCCCCCAGGCCTGCCAACTTAA